A portion of the Candidatus Pristimantibacillus lignocellulolyticus genome contains these proteins:
- the ccsA gene encoding cytochrome c biogenesis protein CcsA — MNMDLWIYDIFVYIYALSLLFYFSDFVSENRKAKQLGTGLLVFVWLISGAFLIFRLLTELRMPVFQFTTFDVLQLFSWILITASFIIGRYYKIDLIVFFVNVIGFSIFALNMYSSPKEGRSLELWQATRELLYVHISLVISAYAVLTIGALLSIMYLVVHHSLKRKKWTKWLRRFPSLEVMDRSIERMVVIGVPLLIMSLAIATISLVVEGRAYLLLDIQIVTSLCALGIYGYFIYQRSVNERSGQKIAQLYLLAYGFQLINMFSTELSAFH, encoded by the coding sequence ATGAATATGGATTTATGGATATATGATATTTTTGTATATATCTACGCCCTGAGTCTGTTGTTTTATTTTTCTGATTTTGTTTCTGAGAATCGGAAAGCGAAGCAACTAGGCACAGGGCTACTTGTTTTTGTATGGTTAATTTCAGGAGCTTTTTTAATCTTTCGATTACTTACGGAATTACGTATGCCAGTATTTCAATTTACTACCTTTGATGTATTGCAATTATTCTCATGGATATTAATTACAGCATCATTTATTATTGGTAGATATTATAAAATCGATTTGATTGTGTTTTTTGTCAATGTTATTGGATTTTCGATTTTTGCGCTTAATATGTATAGCTCTCCGAAAGAAGGGCGATCACTTGAGTTATGGCAAGCTACTCGCGAACTACTATATGTACATATTAGTCTTGTTATTAGTGCCTATGCTGTTTTAACTATTGGTGCTTTGTTATCGATTATGTACCTCGTTGTACATCATAGCTTGAAACGAAAGAAATGGACAAAATGGTTGCGTAGATTTCCAAGTCTGGAAGTTATGGATCGTTCAATTGAAAGAATGGTCGTTATTGGCGTACCACTTTTAATTATGTCTTTGGCGATTGCTACAATTTCACTAGTTGTGGAAGGAAGAGCATATTTACTGTTAGATATTCAAATTGTGACGTCACTTTGTGCGCTTGGTATTTATGGTTACTTTATTTACCAACGGTCTGTAAATGAAAGATCAGGCCAGAAGATCGCCCAATTATATTTGCTAGCGTACGGCTTTCAATTAATTAATATGTTCTCCACTGAACTATCGGCATTTCACTAA
- a CDS encoding bifunctional precorrin-2 dehydrogenase/sirohydrochlorin ferrochelatase, with product MEQNSLYYPMMVNLYDHKCLVVGGGIIATRKITGLLAAGASSITIVAPVISESLLELLLLHDSLTWIQSTYEETLMKQFTIVFAATDVVELNATITNDALNKGILICNISDGEQGNFITPATIREGQLTLAISTSGSSPSLTKHLKRQLEVQFTKPYANALQLMSRLRVDLERDDVELTISALITEQALQEVLQVLPVDYEIWYEKLRKNFTT from the coding sequence ATGGAACAAAACTCTCTGTACTATCCAATGATGGTGAATTTATACGATCACAAGTGTCTCGTTGTTGGTGGAGGTATCATTGCCACGCGCAAAATTACCGGACTACTTGCAGCGGGCGCAAGCTCCATTACTATCGTCGCACCGGTTATTAGTGAATCATTGCTAGAACTACTGCTACTACACGATTCGTTAACTTGGATTCAGTCTACCTATGAAGAAACACTGATGAAGCAGTTCACTATTGTCTTTGCAGCAACCGATGTCGTAGAACTTAATGCCACGATTACTAATGATGCATTAAACAAGGGTATACTAATATGTAATATCAGTGATGGTGAGCAAGGAAACTTTATAACTCCAGCGACAATAAGAGAAGGTCAACTTACATTAGCGATTTCAACATCAGGAAGTAGTCCTTCTTTGACGAAACATTTGAAACGTCAACTAGAGGTTCAATTCACAAAACCTTATGCTAATGCTTTGCAATTAATGTCACGCCTTAGAGTGGATCTAGAGCGGGATGATGTTGAGTTAACGATAAGTGCTCTAATTACTGAGCAGGCATTGCAAGAAGTACTTCAAGTTTTACCAGTAGATTATGAGATTTGGTATGAAAAATTGCGAAAGAACTTTACGACGTAA
- the hemC gene encoding hydroxymethylbilane synthase — MEARVIKVGTRQSQLALTQSGQVIKQLEDICEQHGLPYTFEIHKIITKGDQILDVTLSKVGGKGLFVKEIEQALLDGVIDMAIHSMKDMPYELPEGLINGAVPKRLSPQDCLVMRNGDSFADLPQGAKVGTSSLRRSSQLKHVRPDLDLQWIRGNIDSRIRKLETENFDAIVLAAAGLSRMGWQEKISTLLPLDVCVPAVGQGALGVQCRQQDDGVVQLLQILNDADSALAVAAERSFLGTLEGGCQVPLGAHSTIVERSADGVILELTGIVGSPDGKILLKETRRGKDALQLGAEVAQLLLDGGAREILAEIEV, encoded by the coding sequence ATGGAAGCTAGAGTCATTAAGGTTGGTACACGACAGAGTCAATTAGCATTAACGCAATCTGGACAAGTAATTAAGCAACTTGAAGATATTTGTGAGCAACATGGATTACCTTATACTTTTGAAATACATAAGATTATTACAAAAGGCGATCAAATACTCGATGTTACGTTATCTAAAGTAGGCGGTAAAGGATTGTTTGTAAAAGAAATCGAACAAGCACTACTTGATGGTGTGATCGATATGGCCATACACAGTATGAAAGATATGCCGTATGAGCTTCCAGAAGGGCTTATTAACGGAGCTGTACCGAAGCGCTTGTCTCCACAAGACTGCTTAGTTATGCGTAATGGAGATTCGTTTGCTGATTTACCTCAAGGTGCTAAAGTCGGTACGAGTAGTTTGCGCAGAAGTAGTCAGTTGAAGCATGTTAGACCAGATCTTGATTTGCAATGGATTAGAGGCAATATTGATTCTCGTATTCGCAAATTAGAAACTGAAAACTTTGACGCAATTGTACTTGCCGCGGCAGGATTATCACGAATGGGTTGGCAGGAAAAGATATCTACATTGCTTCCACTCGATGTATGTGTTCCTGCTGTTGGACAAGGCGCATTAGGTGTGCAATGCCGTCAGCAAGATGATGGAGTTGTACAGTTATTACAAATATTGAATGATGCAGATTCCGCGCTAGCTGTTGCAGCAGAACGTAGTTTTCTAGGAACACTTGAAGGTGGTTGCCAAGTACCATTAGGTGCACATTCTACTATTGTTGAACGTTCAGCAGATGGGGTGATTCTGGAATTAACAGGTATTGTCGGTTCTCCAGATGGTAAGATATTGTTAAAAGAAACTCGTCGTGGTAAGGATGCATTGCAGTTGGGAGCTGAAGTTGCCCAATTGCTGTTAGATGGTGGTGCACGTGAAATTTTA